From the Brassica napus cultivar Da-Ae chromosome A8, Da-Ae, whole genome shotgun sequence genome, one window contains:
- the LOC106405750 gene encoding LL-diaminopimelate aminotransferase, chloroplastic, producing MSSTHQLTSSMISSSSSTFLAPSLLNLRARNACLPMSKRVNTCKCVATPQDKIEYKTNVSRNQNMSKLQAGYLFPEIARRRSAHLLKYPDAQIISLGIGDTTEPIPEVITSAMAKKAHELSTIEGYSGYGAEQGAKPLRAALAKTYYSGLGIGEDDIFVSDGAKCDISRLQVMFGSNVTVAVQDPSYPAYVDSSVIMGQTGQYNTDVQKYGNIEYMRCTPENGFFPDLSTVGRTDIIFFCSPNNPTGAAATREQLTQLVQFAKKNGSIIVYDSAYAMYMSDDNPRSIFEIPGAEEVAMETASFSKYAGFTGVRLGWTVIPKQLLYSDGFPVAKDFNRIVCTCFNGASNISQAGALACLTPEGLEAMQKVVGFYKENTNIIIDTFTSLGYDVYGGKNAPYVWVHFPNQSSWDVFAEILEKTHVVTTPGSGFGPGGEGFVRVSAFGHRENILEACRRFKQLYK from the exons ATGTCGTCGACTCATCAACTAACTTCCTCGATGATCTCTTCGTCCTCCTCCACTTTCTTAGCCCCTTCACTTCTCAATCTCAG AGCTCGAAATGCTTGCTTACCAATGTCAAAACGGGTCAATACGTGCAAATGCGTTGCTACCCCACAAGATAAGATTG AGTATAAGACAAATGTGTCACGGAATCAAAACATGTCAAAACTTCAGGCTGGATACTTATTCCCGGAG ATTGCAAGAAGAAGGTCCGCACACTTGCTAAAATACCCAGATGCGCAAATTATAAGTCTTGGAATAGGCGACACAACTGAGCCTATTCCAGAAGTCATCACTTCTGCTATGGCAAAG AAAGCTCATGAGTTGTCCACAATAGAGGGATACAGCGGTTATGGTGCTGAACAAGGTGCAAAG CCACTGAGAGCTGCTCTTGCGAAAACTTACTACAGTGGCCTTGGCATAGGGGAAGATGACATTTTCGTTTCTGATGGTGCCAAATGTGACATCTCACGTCTTCAG GTTATGTTTGGTTCCAATGTTACAGTTGCTGTTCAGGATCCTTCTTATCCG GCTTATGTAGACTCCAGTGTTATTATGGGTCAGACAGGACAATATAACACAGATGTGCAAAAGTATGGGAACATAGAGTACATGAGATGCACTCCAGAGAATGGCTTCTTCCCAGACCTTTCCACTGTTGGCAGGACGGACATAATATTCTTCTGTTCCCCAAATAACCCTACCGGTGCAGCTGCCACTAGGGAGCAGCTGACTCAGTTAGTACAGTTTGCAAAGAAGAACGGATCAATCATTGTGTATGATTCAGCTTATGCAATGTACATGTCTGATGATAACCCACGCTCCATTTTCGAAATCCCTGGAGCAGAGGAG GTGGCTATGGAGACAGCTTCCTTCAGTAAGTATGCTGGTTTCACTGGAGTTAGACTTGGTTGGACCGTGATCCCGAAACAGCTTCTCTATTCAGACGGCTTCCCTGTCGCAAAAGACTTCAATCGAATCGTCTGCACTTGTTTCAATGGTGCATCTAACATCTCTCAAGCTGGTGCTCTCGCTTGCCTCACACCAGAAGGACTTGAG GCAATGCAGAAGGTGGTTGGGTTCTACAAAGAAAACACAAACATAATCATCGACACGTTTACTTCTCTTGGCTATGATGTATATGGAGGGAAGAACGCGCCTTATGTCTGGGTCCACTTCCCGAACCAAAGCTCATGGGATGTGTTTGCTGAGATTCTGGAGAAGACTCATGTGGTTACAACTCCAGGGAGTGGGTTTGGACCAGGAGGTGAAGGGTTTGTTCGTGTTAGCGCCTTTGGTCACAGAGAGAACATCTTGGAGGCGTGTCGAAGATTCAAGCAGCTTTACAAATGA
- the LOC106405751 gene encoding L-galactose dehydrogenase-like — MELRPLGNTGLKVSAVGFGASPLGSHYSPVAQVDAIAAVRETFRHGVNFFDTSPYYGGTVSEKVLGKALKALQVPRSDYIVATKCGRYKEGFDFSAERVIKSVEESLKNLQLDYVDILRCHDIEFWSLDQIVSETIPTLQKLKEEGEIRFIGITGLPFNIFTYVLDRVPPRTIDVILSYCHYSINDSTLLDMLPYFKSKGVGVITASPLSMGLFTEQGPPEWHPASPEIKSACKFAVAHCKSKGKKITKLALQYSLANKAISSVLVGMGSVSEVEENVTAFTELEGLGMDQETLSEVEAILEPIKNLTWPSGVDHK, encoded by the exons ATGGAGCTTCGGCCTCTCGGGAATACAGGGCTTAAGGTAAGCGCAGTTGGCTTTGGCGCATCTCCGCTCGGAAGTCATTACAGTCCAGTCGCTCAAGTTGATGCCATCGCCGCCGTGCGTGAGACTTTCCGACACGGTGTCAACTTCTTCGACACCTCCCC GTATTATGGAGGAACAGTTTCTGAGAAAGTGCTTGGTAAGGCACTCAAGGCTCTACAAGTTCCTAGAAGTGACTACATTGTGGCGACCAAGTGTGGACGATATAAAGAAGGTTTTGACTTCAGCGCTGAGAGAGTAATAAAGAGCGTCGAGGAGAGCTTGAAGAATCTTCAGCTAGATTATGTTGACATACTTCGTTGCCATGACATTGAGTTCTGGTCTCTTGATCAG ATTGTGAGTGAAACGATCCCCACCCTCCAGAAACTGAAAGAGGAAGGGGAGATACGGTTTATTGGTATCACCGGTCTTCCGTTTAATATATTCACTTATGTTCTTGATAGAGTGCCTCCACGGACGATCGATGTGATATTATCATACTGCCATTACAGTATAAATGATTCGACGTTGCTTGATATGTTACCTTACTTTAAGAGCAAAGGAGTGGGTGTGATAACTGCCTCTCCATTGTCAATGGGTCTCTTTACGGAACAAGGTCCTCCTGAATGGCACCCTGCCTCTCCTGAGATCAAG TCTGCGTGCAAATTCGCAGTTGCTCACTGTAAATCAAAGGGTAAGAAGATCACAAAGTTAGCATTGCAATACAGCTTAGCAAACAAGGCGATTTCATCTGTTCTGGTTGGGATGGGCTCTGTCTCAGAG gtAGAAGAAAATGTTACAGCATTTACAGAACTTGAAGGTTTGGGTATGGATCAGGAAACTCTATCCGAGGTTGAAGCTATTCTCGAGCCTATAAAGAATCTGACATGGCCAAGCGGAGTCGATCACAAGTAA
- the LOC106405749 gene encoding dynamin-related protein 3A-like isoform X1 produces MSVEEVTADTPQPPPSSTAATTAASSNAAPLGSSVIPIVNKLQDIFAQLGSQSSIELPQVAVVGSQSSGKSSVLEALVGRDFLPRGNDICTRRPLVLQLLQTKSKSNGGSDDEWGEFLHLPNNRRIYDFSEIRREIEAETNRLAGDNKGVSAKQIRLKIHSPNVLDITLVDLPGITKVPVGDQPTDIEAQIRTMILSYIKQPSCLILAVTPANSDLANSDALQVARAADPDGHRTIGVITKLDIMDKGTDASNLLLGKIVPLRLGYVGVVNRCQEDIMLNRSVKEALSAEEKFFRSRPAYHGLVDRLGIPQLAKKLNQILVQHIKVLLPDLKSRISNALVATAKEHQSYGEITESKGGQGAVLLNFLSKYCEAYSSLLEGKGEEMSTSELSGGARIHYIFQSIFVKSLEEVDPCEDLTDDDIRTAIQNATGPRSALFVPDVPFQVLVKRQISRLLDPSLQCARFIFDELVKISHKCMMNELQRFPVLRKRMDEVIGDFLRNGLEPSEAMIGDIIDMEMDYINTSHPNFIGGTKAVEEAMQHVKSSRIPHSVSRPKQDTAEPDRTSSSSASQVKSRSFLGRQANGIVADQGVVSADSEKAAPSANGSDSRWGLPSIFRGSDSRAVTKENFLNKPFSEAVEDMSQNLSMIYLKEPPTVLRPSETHSEQQAVEIQITKLLLKSYYDIVRKNIEDSVPKAIMHFLVNHTKRELHNVFIRKLYRENLFEEMLQETDEIAVKRKRTQATLHVLQQAYRTLDELPLEAESVHNHGTDKTGVSKYLDLPTSSSKYTTSSSSYTASPGTGRRSRRAVDQHQNGYGF; encoded by the exons TAAGCTACAGGACATATTCGCTCAGCTCGGAAGCCAATCCTCCATCGAGCTTCCTCAGGTAGCTGTCGTCGGAAGCCAGAGCAGCGGCAAGTCCAGCGTCCTCGAAGCTCTCGTCGGCCGAGACTTCCTCCCTCGTGGTAACGATATCTGCACGCGTCGCCCTCTCGTCCTCCAGCTCCTCCAGACCAAAAGCAAGTCTAACGGCGGATCCGATGACGAGTGGGGCGAGTTCCTTCACCTCCCTAACAACCGTCGTATCTATGACTTCTCGGAGATTCGTCGCGAAATCGAG GCTGAGACGAATAGGTTAGCAGGAGATAACAAAGGTGTATCAGCTAAACAGATTCGTCTAAAGATACATTCACCTAATGTATTGGATATCACGCTTGTGGATCTCCCTGGTATCACCAAGGTGCCTGTGGGTGACCAGCCAACTGATATCGAAGCGCAGATAAGAACCATGATTTTGTCTTACATCAAGCAGCCTAGCTGTTTGATACTGGCTGTTACTCCCGCGAATTCCGATTTGGCGAACTCGGATGCACTTCAAGTTGCAAGAGCCGCTGATCCTGATG GTCACAGAACAATAGGTGTTATCACGAAG TTGGATATCATGGACAAAGGTACTGATGCTAGTAATCTACTTCTTGGGAAAATTGTTCCTCTACGACTTGGATATGTGGGAGTGGTAAACCGTTGTCAGGAG GATATTATGCTAAACCGTTCAGTCAAGGAAGCTCTTAGCGCAGAAGAGAAGTTCTTCCGGAGTCGTCCA GCTTATCATGGTCTTGTTGACCGTCTGGGTATCCCTCAGCTAGCGAAGAAGTTAAATCAG ATTCTTGTTCAACATATCAAGGTTCTACTTCCTGATTTGAAGTCGCGGATAAGTAATGCTCTGGTTGCTACAGCTAAGGAGCATCAGAGCTATGGTGAAATTACAGAATCCAAG GGTGGTCAAGGAGCTGTTCTCCTCAACTTTCTTTCAAAATACTGTGAAG CTTACTCTTCATTGCTGGAAGGGAAAGGTGAAGAAATGTCAACATCCGAGCTCTCTGGAGGAGCAAGAATTCACTATATTTTCCAGTCTATCTTTGTTAAGAGTTTGGAG GAGGTTGATCCATGCGAAGACTTGACAGATGATGATATTCGGACTGCAATCCAGAACGCAACCGGTCCAAGATCCGCATTATTTGTTCCAGAC GTTCCATTTCAAGTTCTTGTTAAGAGGCAGATATCTCGTTTGTTAGATCCTAGCCTTCAGTGTGCTAGGTTCATTTTTGACGAACTCGTAAAG ATTAGCCATAAATGTATGATGAATGAGTTACAGCGCTTCCCTGTCCTGAGAAAGCGCATGGATGAGGTTATTGGGGATTTCCTGCGAAATGGTCTTGAACCCTCGGAAGCAATGATCGGGGATATCATTGATATGGAG ATGGATTACATAAACACGTCACATCCAAATTTTATTGGTGGAACCAAGGCCGTGGAGGAAGCCATGCAACACGTGAAGTCTTCTAGGATTCCCCATTCTGTGTCACGACCAAAG CAGGATACAGCGGAGCCTGATagaacatcttcttcttccgcaAGTCAGGTGAAATCTCGATCTTTCCTCGGCAGACAAGCTAATGGAATTGTTGCTGATCAG GGAGTTGTGTCTGCAGATTCTGAAAAAGCTGCACCATCTG CAAATGGGAGTGATTCAAGGTGGGGTCTCCCTTCAATTTTTCGAGGTAGTGATAGTCGGGCAGTTACCAAAGAAAACTTCTTAAACAAACCATTCAGTGAAGCCGTTGAGGATATGTCTCAGAACCTATCCATGATCTATCTTAAGGAG CCCCCAACTGTTTTGAGGCCATCTGAGACCCATTCGGAACAGCAAGCAGTCGAGATTCAGATAACAAAGCTCTTACTCAAGTCATACTATGACATTGTGAGGAAGAACATTGAGGACTCGGTACCAAAAGCAATCATGCATTTCCTG GTAAACCACACGAAACGTGAGCTGCACAATGTCTTCATCAGGAAGCTTTACAG GGAGAACTTGTTTGAGGAAATGCTTCAAGAGACAGATGAGATAGCAGTTAAGAGGAAACGCACTCAAGCGACTCTCCACGTTCTTCAGCAAGCTTACAGG ACACTAGACGAGTTGCCTTTAGAAGCAGAGTCCGTGCACAATCATGGTACGGATAAAACAGGTGTGTCAAAATATCTGGACTTGCCAACTTCTTCTTCGAAGTATACCACGAGCAGTAGTTCATACACTGCATCTCCGGGTACAGGAAGAAGATCTAGAAGAGCAGTAGATCAACACCAAAACGGATACGGTTTCTAA
- the LOC106405749 gene encoding dynamin-related protein 3A-like isoform X2, translating to MSVEEVTADTPQPPPSSTAATTAASSNAAPLGSSVIPIVNKLQDIFAQLGSQSSIELPQVAVVGSQSSGKSSVLEALVGRDFLPRGNDICTRRPLVLQLLQTKSKSNGGSDDEWGEFLHLPNNRRIYDFSEIRREIEAETNRLAGDNKGVSAKQIRLKIHSPNVLDITLVDLPGITKVPVGDQPTDIEAQIRTMILSYIKQPSCLILAVTPANSDLANSDALQVARAADPDGHRTIGVITKLDIMDKGTDASNLLLGKIVPLRLGYVGVVNRCQEDIMLNRSVKEALSAEEKFFRSRPAYHGLVDRLGIPQLAKKLNQILVQHIKVLLPDLKSRISNALVATAKEHQSYGEITESKGGQGAVLLNFLSKYCEAYSSLLEGKGEEMSTSELSGGARIHYIFQSIFVKSLEEVDPCEDLTDDDIRTAIQNATGPRSALFVPDVPFQVLVKRQISRLLDPSLQCARFIFDELVKISHKCMMNELQRFPVLRKRMDEVIGDFLRNGLEPSEAMIGDIIDMEMDYINTSHPNFIGGTKAVEEAMQHVKSSRIPHSVSRPKDTAEPDRTSSSSASQVKSRSFLGRQANGIVADQGVVSADSEKAAPSANGSDSRWGLPSIFRGSDSRAVTKENFLNKPFSEAVEDMSQNLSMIYLKEPPTVLRPSETHSEQQAVEIQITKLLLKSYYDIVRKNIEDSVPKAIMHFLVNHTKRELHNVFIRKLYRENLFEEMLQETDEIAVKRKRTQATLHVLQQAYRTLDELPLEAESVHNHGTDKTGVSKYLDLPTSSSKYTTSSSSYTASPGTGRRSRRAVDQHQNGYGF from the exons TAAGCTACAGGACATATTCGCTCAGCTCGGAAGCCAATCCTCCATCGAGCTTCCTCAGGTAGCTGTCGTCGGAAGCCAGAGCAGCGGCAAGTCCAGCGTCCTCGAAGCTCTCGTCGGCCGAGACTTCCTCCCTCGTGGTAACGATATCTGCACGCGTCGCCCTCTCGTCCTCCAGCTCCTCCAGACCAAAAGCAAGTCTAACGGCGGATCCGATGACGAGTGGGGCGAGTTCCTTCACCTCCCTAACAACCGTCGTATCTATGACTTCTCGGAGATTCGTCGCGAAATCGAG GCTGAGACGAATAGGTTAGCAGGAGATAACAAAGGTGTATCAGCTAAACAGATTCGTCTAAAGATACATTCACCTAATGTATTGGATATCACGCTTGTGGATCTCCCTGGTATCACCAAGGTGCCTGTGGGTGACCAGCCAACTGATATCGAAGCGCAGATAAGAACCATGATTTTGTCTTACATCAAGCAGCCTAGCTGTTTGATACTGGCTGTTACTCCCGCGAATTCCGATTTGGCGAACTCGGATGCACTTCAAGTTGCAAGAGCCGCTGATCCTGATG GTCACAGAACAATAGGTGTTATCACGAAG TTGGATATCATGGACAAAGGTACTGATGCTAGTAATCTACTTCTTGGGAAAATTGTTCCTCTACGACTTGGATATGTGGGAGTGGTAAACCGTTGTCAGGAG GATATTATGCTAAACCGTTCAGTCAAGGAAGCTCTTAGCGCAGAAGAGAAGTTCTTCCGGAGTCGTCCA GCTTATCATGGTCTTGTTGACCGTCTGGGTATCCCTCAGCTAGCGAAGAAGTTAAATCAG ATTCTTGTTCAACATATCAAGGTTCTACTTCCTGATTTGAAGTCGCGGATAAGTAATGCTCTGGTTGCTACAGCTAAGGAGCATCAGAGCTATGGTGAAATTACAGAATCCAAG GGTGGTCAAGGAGCTGTTCTCCTCAACTTTCTTTCAAAATACTGTGAAG CTTACTCTTCATTGCTGGAAGGGAAAGGTGAAGAAATGTCAACATCCGAGCTCTCTGGAGGAGCAAGAATTCACTATATTTTCCAGTCTATCTTTGTTAAGAGTTTGGAG GAGGTTGATCCATGCGAAGACTTGACAGATGATGATATTCGGACTGCAATCCAGAACGCAACCGGTCCAAGATCCGCATTATTTGTTCCAGAC GTTCCATTTCAAGTTCTTGTTAAGAGGCAGATATCTCGTTTGTTAGATCCTAGCCTTCAGTGTGCTAGGTTCATTTTTGACGAACTCGTAAAG ATTAGCCATAAATGTATGATGAATGAGTTACAGCGCTTCCCTGTCCTGAGAAAGCGCATGGATGAGGTTATTGGGGATTTCCTGCGAAATGGTCTTGAACCCTCGGAAGCAATGATCGGGGATATCATTGATATGGAG ATGGATTACATAAACACGTCACATCCAAATTTTATTGGTGGAACCAAGGCCGTGGAGGAAGCCATGCAACACGTGAAGTCTTCTAGGATTCCCCATTCTGTGTCACGACCAAAG GATACAGCGGAGCCTGATagaacatcttcttcttccgcaAGTCAGGTGAAATCTCGATCTTTCCTCGGCAGACAAGCTAATGGAATTGTTGCTGATCAG GGAGTTGTGTCTGCAGATTCTGAAAAAGCTGCACCATCTG CAAATGGGAGTGATTCAAGGTGGGGTCTCCCTTCAATTTTTCGAGGTAGTGATAGTCGGGCAGTTACCAAAGAAAACTTCTTAAACAAACCATTCAGTGAAGCCGTTGAGGATATGTCTCAGAACCTATCCATGATCTATCTTAAGGAG CCCCCAACTGTTTTGAGGCCATCTGAGACCCATTCGGAACAGCAAGCAGTCGAGATTCAGATAACAAAGCTCTTACTCAAGTCATACTATGACATTGTGAGGAAGAACATTGAGGACTCGGTACCAAAAGCAATCATGCATTTCCTG GTAAACCACACGAAACGTGAGCTGCACAATGTCTTCATCAGGAAGCTTTACAG GGAGAACTTGTTTGAGGAAATGCTTCAAGAGACAGATGAGATAGCAGTTAAGAGGAAACGCACTCAAGCGACTCTCCACGTTCTTCAGCAAGCTTACAGG ACACTAGACGAGTTGCCTTTAGAAGCAGAGTCCGTGCACAATCATGGTACGGATAAAACAGGTGTGTCAAAATATCTGGACTTGCCAACTTCTTCTTCGAAGTATACCACGAGCAGTAGTTCATACACTGCATCTCCGGGTACAGGAAGAAGATCTAGAAGAGCAGTAGATCAACACCAAAACGGATACGGTTTCTAA